A genomic region of Gordonia crocea contains the following coding sequences:
- a CDS encoding acetyl-CoA C-acetyltransferase, with protein sequence MSTPQAYIVDAIRTPVGKRNGSLAKVHPADLGAHVISAIVERTGIDPDVVDDVVFGCVDTIGPQAGNIARTAWLTAGMPLAVPGTTVDRQCGSSQQAIHFAAQAVMSGTQDVVLAGGVQNMSAIPISQAMIAGQEFGFTTPTAESQGWRHRFGDTEISQFVGADMMAKKWDISRRDMEEWALQSHERARAAIAAGRFDNETVPLGDCIVDECPRETSLEKMASLDVLAPGSELTAAVASQICDGASATLVVSEKALAEYGLTPRARIHHMSVRGDDPVMMLSAPIPATEYALGKAGMGIDDIDVVEINEAFAPVVLAWLKETGADPERVNRNGGGIALGHPLGATGAKLFATLLNELERTGGRYGLQTMCEGGGTANVTIIERL encoded by the coding sequence ATGAGCACACCGCAGGCCTACATCGTCGACGCGATCCGCACCCCCGTCGGGAAACGCAACGGGTCGCTGGCCAAGGTCCATCCCGCCGACCTCGGCGCCCACGTGATCTCGGCGATCGTCGAGCGGACGGGTATTGACCCCGACGTCGTCGACGACGTGGTCTTCGGCTGTGTGGACACCATCGGCCCGCAGGCCGGGAACATCGCGCGCACCGCTTGGCTGACCGCCGGCATGCCGCTGGCCGTGCCCGGGACCACCGTCGACCGCCAGTGTGGGTCGAGCCAGCAGGCCATCCACTTCGCCGCGCAGGCGGTCATGAGCGGTACCCAGGACGTGGTGCTCGCCGGGGGCGTGCAGAACATGAGCGCCATCCCGATCAGCCAGGCGATGATCGCCGGGCAGGAATTCGGCTTCACCACCCCGACCGCGGAATCGCAGGGCTGGCGCCACCGCTTCGGCGACACCGAGATCAGCCAGTTCGTCGGCGCGGACATGATGGCCAAGAAGTGGGACATCAGCCGTCGCGACATGGAGGAGTGGGCGCTGCAATCGCATGAGCGTGCCCGTGCCGCGATCGCCGCCGGCCGGTTCGACAACGAGACCGTCCCCCTGGGCGACTGCATCGTCGACGAGTGCCCGCGCGAGACGTCCCTGGAGAAGATGGCGTCGCTGGACGTGCTGGCCCCGGGGTCGGAGCTGACCGCCGCGGTGGCGTCGCAGATCTGCGACGGCGCCTCGGCCACCCTCGTCGTCTCCGAGAAGGCCCTCGCCGAGTACGGCCTCACCCCGCGGGCGCGCATCCACCACATGTCGGTGCGCGGCGATGACCCGGTGATGATGCTGTCGGCGCCGATCCCGGCGACCGAGTATGCGCTGGGCAAAGCCGGGATGGGCATCGACGACATCGACGTCGTCGAGATCAACGAGGCTTTCGCCCCCGTCGTGCTGGCGTGGCTCAAGGAGACCGGGGCGGATCCGGAACGGGTCAACCGCAACGGCGGCGGCATCGCGCTGGGCCACCCGCTCGGCGCGACCGGGGCCAAGCTGTTCGCGACGTTGCTCAACGAGCTTGAGCGCACCGGTGGCCGCTACGGCCTGCAGACGATGTGCGAGGGCGGCGGCACGGCCAACGTCACCATCATCGAACGCCTCTGA
- a CDS encoding SDR family oxidoreductase, translating into MTDRPTSPLATPPDEVPGHNLLAGKQVVVTAAAGTGIGFATARRALLEGADVLVSDFHERRLGETVTALSGEFPDRRVASFVCDVSSTEQVDALIASAAQQLGHIDVLVNNAGLGGETPVADMTDDQWDRVLDITLNSCFRATRAALRYFRDTPGAGVIVNNASVLGWRAQRGQAHYAAAKAGVMALTRCSAVEAADYGVRINAVAPSIARHPFLAKVTSDELLDELASREAFGRAAEVWEIAATIAMLASDYTTYLTGEIVSISSQRA; encoded by the coding sequence ATGACCGACCGTCCCACCTCCCCGCTGGCCACCCCGCCCGACGAGGTCCCCGGCCACAACCTGCTCGCCGGCAAGCAGGTCGTCGTGACCGCGGCGGCCGGCACCGGGATCGGGTTCGCCACCGCCCGTCGGGCCCTCCTCGAGGGCGCCGACGTGTTGGTCTCCGACTTCCACGAGCGCCGCCTCGGCGAAACCGTGACCGCGCTGTCCGGCGAGTTCCCCGACCGCCGCGTCGCCTCCTTCGTCTGCGACGTGTCCAGTACCGAGCAGGTCGACGCCCTCATCGCCTCGGCGGCACAGCAGCTCGGACATATCGACGTGCTGGTCAACAACGCCGGCTTGGGTGGGGAGACCCCGGTCGCCGACATGACCGACGACCAGTGGGACCGAGTCCTCGACATCACCCTGAACAGCTGTTTCCGGGCCACCCGTGCGGCGTTGCGCTACTTTCGCGACACCCCCGGCGCCGGCGTCATCGTCAACAACGCGTCGGTGTTGGGGTGGCGCGCCCAGCGCGGACAGGCCCACTACGCCGCGGCCAAGGCCGGGGTCATGGCCCTGACCCGGTGCTCGGCGGTCGAGGCGGCCGACTACGGCGTGCGCATCAACGCCGTCGCCCCGTCGATCGCGCGCCACCCGTTCCTGGCGAAAGTCACCAGCGACGAGTTGCTCGACGAACTGGCCTCCCGCGAGGCCTTCGGCCGCGCCGCCGAGGTCTGGGAGATCGCCGCCACCATCGCGATGCTCGCCAGCGACTACACCACCTATCTGACCGGAGAGATCGTCTCGATCTCCAGCCAGCGCGCCTGA
- a CDS encoding acyl-CoA dehydrogenase family protein — translation MTSINLADRAVDLGEWAAATPDADEVFARAVRSWLDENLVGRFAQLRGRGGPGSEHEFFTQRLEWDRHLAAAGWTCLGWPSRYGGRGATMSQRIIFHREYARANAPARVNHLGEELLGPTLIEFGTPEQKDRFLPGIVNVTELWAQGYSEPGAGSDLAGVSTSARLAGDRWTINGQKIWTSLAHHSQWVFVLARSEPGSQRHAGLSFLLVPLDQPGITVRPIQQLTGTSEFNEVFFDDAVTDADLIVGEPGQGWSVAMGLLQFERGVSTLGQQVGFARELDNLIAVAKANGAIDNPETAAALKRARIELTVMRAHAARTLGATLSGTAAVRTTHGFDTTAGDASVAKLLWANWHRRLGELAMQVVGAPSLVGPASTSEGVPNDVADPEHVELDEWQRLFLFTRADTIYGGSNEVQRNIIAERVLGLPREARA, via the coding sequence ATGACGTCGATCAACCTGGCCGACCGTGCCGTCGACCTCGGCGAATGGGCGGCCGCGACCCCCGACGCCGACGAGGTCTTCGCCCGCGCCGTGCGCTCGTGGCTCGACGAGAACCTGGTGGGCCGGTTTGCGCAGCTGCGCGGGCGCGGCGGCCCTGGTAGCGAGCACGAATTCTTCACCCAGCGCCTGGAGTGGGACCGCCACCTCGCCGCGGCGGGCTGGACCTGCCTGGGCTGGCCGTCGCGGTACGGGGGCCGCGGCGCGACGATGAGCCAGCGCATCATCTTCCATCGCGAGTACGCCCGCGCCAACGCCCCGGCTCGGGTCAACCACCTCGGCGAGGAACTCCTCGGACCCACGCTGATCGAATTCGGCACACCGGAGCAGAAGGACCGCTTCCTGCCGGGCATCGTCAACGTCACCGAGCTGTGGGCGCAGGGCTACTCCGAGCCCGGGGCCGGTTCCGACCTGGCCGGGGTGTCGACCTCGGCGCGCCTCGCCGGCGACCGGTGGACGATCAACGGCCAGAAGATCTGGACCTCGCTGGCCCACCACTCGCAGTGGGTGTTCGTCCTCGCCCGCTCCGAGCCGGGCTCGCAGCGCCATGCCGGGCTCTCGTTCCTCTTGGTCCCGCTGGACCAGCCGGGCATCACGGTCCGGCCGATCCAACAGCTCACCGGCACCTCGGAATTCAACGAGGTGTTCTTCGACGACGCCGTCACCGACGCCGATCTCATCGTCGGGGAACCCGGCCAGGGCTGGTCGGTGGCGATGGGGCTGCTGCAGTTCGAGCGTGGGGTGTCCACCCTCGGCCAGCAGGTCGGATTCGCCCGTGAACTGGACAACCTGATCGCCGTCGCCAAGGCCAACGGCGCGATCGACAACCCGGAGACCGCGGCCGCGCTCAAGCGGGCCCGGATCGAACTGACCGTGATGCGCGCCCACGCCGCGCGCACCCTCGGTGCCACGCTGTCGGGCACCGCTGCGGTGCGCACCACCCACGGGTTCGACACCACCGCCGGCGACGCCTCGGTCGCCAAGCTGCTGTGGGCCAACTGGCACCGCCGACTCGGCGAACTGGCCATGCAGGTGGTCGGGGCGCCATCCCTCGTCGGGCCGGCCAGCACGTCGGAGGGGGTGCCCAACGACGTGGCCGACCCCGAACACGTCGAACTTGACGAGTGGCAACGACTCTTCCTCTTCACCCGCGCCGACACTATCTATGGCGGCTCGAACGAGGTGCAGCGCAACATCATCGCCGAGCGCGTGCTCGGCCTACCCCGAGAGGCCCGCGCATGA
- a CDS encoding FadD3 family acyl-CoA ligase produces MTAPATTSPQALRQAAAAWPDRTAIVDEQWTELLDHDEPITLTWKQLLGQVRVFAAALVESGVAAGDRVAVWAPNSYHWPIAALGTHYAGAVLVPLNTRYTISEAAQIIERADAAVVVTVEEFVGTNRLADLLGHPVSRGRTVVGIDLNGSGALPSPAVSWTEFLTRGTDLGPADARADAVADSDLSDILFTSGTTGAPKGVLAEHRHSLAGAHAWGSNGGLGPDDRYLQANPYFHTFGYKAGILPSVLFGTTMVPLAVFTPESAMRMIAEHRITAFPGAPTVFQTILDSPQRSGYDLSSLRLVVTGATVVPVVLIERLQSDLGVETVLTAYGQTETSGFITTCTADDDAVTIATTCGRPYPGMAIRLDNPDANGAGEILTRGAMVMRGYLDDPAATAKAIDDDGWLHTGDVGTIDDDGNLQITDRLKDMYICGGFNVYPAEVEQVLARVDGVAEAAVIGVPDERLGEVGRAFVTARPGAQLDPDALIAQARESLANFKVPRSVVVLDEFPRNASGKILKRELS; encoded by the coding sequence ATGACGGCGCCCGCAACAACCAGCCCGCAAGCCCTGCGTCAAGCCGCGGCAGCCTGGCCCGACCGGACCGCGATCGTCGACGAGCAGTGGACCGAACTCCTCGACCACGACGAGCCCATCACCCTGACCTGGAAGCAGTTGCTCGGCCAGGTGCGGGTCTTCGCCGCAGCTCTCGTCGAATCCGGCGTTGCCGCCGGTGACCGCGTGGCGGTGTGGGCGCCCAACAGCTACCACTGGCCGATCGCCGCCCTTGGCACGCATTACGCCGGCGCCGTGCTGGTCCCGCTCAACACCCGCTACACGATCAGCGAAGCCGCACAGATCATCGAGCGGGCCGACGCCGCCGTCGTCGTCACCGTCGAAGAGTTTGTCGGCACCAACCGACTCGCCGACCTCCTCGGCCACCCGGTGAGCCGGGGGCGCACCGTCGTCGGCATCGACCTCAACGGCTCGGGCGCCCTGCCGTCCCCGGCGGTGTCATGGACAGAGTTCCTGACCCGCGGCACCGACCTGGGACCCGCGGATGCGCGGGCCGACGCGGTCGCCGACTCCGACCTGTCCGACATCTTGTTCACCTCGGGAACCACCGGCGCCCCCAAGGGCGTGCTGGCCGAGCACCGCCACTCGTTGGCCGGCGCCCATGCCTGGGGTTCGAACGGCGGCCTCGGGCCCGACGACCGCTACCTGCAGGCCAACCCGTACTTCCACACCTTCGGCTACAAGGCCGGGATCCTGCCCAGCGTGCTGTTCGGGACCACCATGGTGCCGCTGGCCGTGTTCACCCCCGAGTCCGCGATGCGGATGATCGCCGAGCATCGGATCACCGCCTTCCCCGGCGCGCCGACGGTCTTCCAGACCATCCTCGACAGTCCGCAGCGCTCCGGCTACGACCTGTCGTCGCTGCGGCTCGTCGTCACCGGGGCCACGGTCGTGCCGGTCGTCCTGATCGAGCGACTGCAGTCCGACCTCGGCGTCGAGACGGTGTTGACCGCCTACGGGCAGACCGAGACTAGCGGGTTCATCACCACCTGCACCGCCGACGACGACGCGGTCACCATTGCGACGACCTGCGGGCGGCCGTATCCCGGTATGGCGATCCGACTCGACAACCCCGATGCGAACGGCGCCGGGGAGATCCTCACCCGCGGCGCGATGGTGATGCGCGGCTACCTCGACGACCCGGCCGCCACCGCCAAGGCCATCGACGACGACGGCTGGCTGCACACCGGGGACGTCGGCACCATCGACGACGACGGCAATCTGCAGATCACCGACCGGCTCAAGGACATGTACATCTGCGGCGGGTTCAACGTCTACCCCGCCGAGGTCGAGCAGGTCCTCGCCCGCGTCGACGGGGTTGCCGAGGCCGCGGTCATCGGGGTGCCCGACGAACGGCTCGGCGAGGTCGGCCGTGCGTTCGTCACCGCCCGGCCCGGCGCACAGCTCGACCCCGACGCCCTCATCGCCCAAGCGCGCGAAAGCCTGGCCAACTTCAAAGTGCCTCGCTCGGTCGTCGTGCTCGACGAGTTCCCGCGCAACGCCTCGGGCAAGATCCTCAAGCGCGAACTGTCCTAG
- a CDS encoding DUF5313 family protein, with translation MSNKERPRPSFWEFIPYAYGRRTYGKRPLPEKYRNWVREDNAGPGATRRVVLRYMFPVVLILSPFLLTHNSVGWGTAVSVTLPILLGALYFTFVFDKYYRRATLRRHGFDEALADEAVRKKYAAEHLDYERRHGRA, from the coding sequence GTGAGCAACAAGGAACGACCGCGGCCGAGCTTCTGGGAGTTCATCCCTTACGCCTACGGGCGTCGGACCTATGGCAAGCGCCCGTTGCCGGAGAAGTACCGGAACTGGGTCCGCGAGGACAACGCCGGCCCGGGTGCGACGCGCCGCGTGGTCCTGCGCTACATGTTCCCCGTCGTGCTGATCCTCTCGCCGTTTCTGCTGACCCACAACAGCGTCGGCTGGGGTACGGCCGTCAGCGTCACGCTGCCGATCCTGCTGGGCGCGCTGTACTTCACGTTCGTCTTCGACAAGTACTACCGCCGGGCCACCCTGCGACGCCACGGCTTCGACGAAGCGCTGGCCGACGAGGCCGTGCGCAAGAAGTATGCCGCCGAGCACCTCGACTACGAGCGCCGCCACGGACGCGCCTGA